One Saccharopolyspora erythraea NRRL 2338 genomic region harbors:
- a CDS encoding ABC transporter permease: MTDRTDERAPTPATQPGGGPPAAPPRSSRAGTVETLFRFQSFFGLLAVFVAAVVFSPRKDGEILFLSSDNLFNIIRAVSEIGIIGIGLTFVILIGGIDLSVGSVLGLAAVGSAVLMINSDFGVLSTVSIVLLAGVVFGLLQGTAVSLLGVQAFIVTLAGLQIARGLARMWSGGETVQISYGDGPDQAPMAFSLLGERTFGGVVPIPALIFAAVAVAAILFLRTSAYSRHLYAIGGNEKAARLSGVPVNRVKIIAFGIAGFCAALAGIVHAGQLNAGSPNDGIAYELDGIAAVVVGGTSLAGGRGSVIGTIAGALLLGILNNILSLNSVNTDMQLLIKGLVIVAAAALQRLRPTS, translated from the coding sequence GTGACCGACCGGACCGACGAGCGGGCCCCGACTCCGGCCACGCAACCCGGCGGCGGGCCGCCCGCCGCGCCGCCGCGGTCCTCGCGCGCGGGGACCGTCGAGACGCTGTTCCGATTCCAGAGCTTCTTCGGGCTGCTCGCGGTGTTCGTGGCCGCGGTGGTCTTCTCGCCGCGCAAGGACGGCGAGATCCTGTTCCTGTCCAGCGACAACCTGTTCAACATCATCCGCGCGGTCTCGGAGATCGGGATCATCGGCATCGGGCTGACCTTCGTCATCCTGATCGGCGGCATCGACCTGTCGGTGGGCTCGGTGCTCGGGCTCGCCGCGGTCGGCTCGGCCGTGCTGATGATCAACAGCGACTTCGGGGTGCTGTCGACGGTCTCGATCGTGCTGCTGGCGGGTGTCGTGTTCGGCCTCCTGCAGGGCACCGCGGTCTCCCTGCTCGGCGTGCAGGCGTTCATCGTGACGCTGGCCGGCCTGCAGATAGCCCGCGGTCTCGCGCGCATGTGGTCTGGCGGCGAGACGGTGCAGATCTCCTACGGCGACGGACCCGACCAGGCACCGATGGCGTTCTCGCTGCTCGGCGAGCGCACCTTCGGCGGTGTGGTGCCGATCCCGGCGCTGATCTTCGCCGCGGTCGCGGTCGCGGCGATCCTGTTCCTGCGCACCAGCGCCTACTCGCGCCACCTGTACGCGATCGGCGGCAACGAGAAGGCCGCGCGGCTCTCGGGTGTCCCGGTGAACCGGGTCAAGATCATCGCCTTCGGCATCGCCGGGTTCTGCGCGGCGCTGGCGGGCATCGTGCACGCGGGCCAGCTCAACGCGGGCAGCCCCAACGACGGCATCGCCTACGAGCTGGACGGGATCGCGGCGGTGGTGGTCGGCGGGACCAGCCTCGCCGGTGGCCGCGGGTCGGTGATCGGCACGATCGCCGGTGCGCTGCTGCTGGGCATCCTCAACAACATCCTGAGCCTCAACAGCGTCAACACCGACATGCAGTTGCTGATCAAGGGTCTGGTGATCGTCGCGGCTGCGGCATTGCAACGGTTGCGCCCCACGTCGTAG
- a CDS encoding substrate-binding domain-containing protein translates to MRKTTRSLFAMTCAAVAIAAAGCGTTSENTGQVQQQDPTKACKGPDSKYTIGMSQANLAEPYRVRMDEDIRKAAEKVPQFDVQFADAAKDNSKQVSDVENFMTKKVDLLMISPNEAAPLTDVVKKAYNEGIPVVVLDRKVEGEAFTTYIGADNVQIGRQAGEYFKNTLLPQGGKIVQLKGLSGSTPAAEREKGFMEGIAGSKIEVVDTADGEWERSVGQQKMDALLKAHPDIQAVYAQNDPMAEGAWLAAQAAGRKDLKFVGIDGLPIESGGIKAVEQGRLSATNLYPTGGEEAVEAARKLLIDCQPVPKEQTLPTELVTRENAAQVYTRLNQG, encoded by the coding sequence ATGCGCAAGACAACGAGGTCCTTGTTCGCGATGACGTGCGCTGCGGTGGCCATAGCCGCGGCCGGCTGCGGTACGACGAGTGAGAACACCGGCCAGGTCCAGCAGCAGGACCCGACGAAGGCGTGCAAGGGCCCGGACAGCAAGTACACGATCGGCATGAGCCAGGCCAACCTCGCCGAACCCTACCGGGTGCGGATGGACGAGGACATCCGCAAGGCCGCGGAGAAGGTCCCGCAGTTCGATGTGCAGTTCGCCGACGCGGCCAAGGACAACTCCAAGCAGGTCAGCGACGTCGAGAACTTCATGACCAAGAAGGTCGACCTGCTGATGATCTCGCCGAACGAGGCGGCGCCGCTGACCGACGTGGTGAAGAAGGCCTACAACGAGGGCATCCCGGTCGTTGTGCTCGACCGCAAGGTCGAGGGCGAGGCCTTCACCACCTACATCGGCGCGGACAACGTGCAGATCGGCAGGCAGGCCGGCGAGTACTTCAAGAACACGCTGCTGCCGCAGGGCGGCAAGATCGTCCAGCTCAAGGGGCTCTCCGGTTCCACGCCCGCAGCCGAGCGCGAGAAGGGCTTCATGGAGGGCATAGCCGGGTCGAAGATCGAGGTCGTCGACACCGCCGACGGCGAGTGGGAGCGCTCGGTCGGGCAGCAGAAGATGGACGCGCTGCTCAAGGCCCACCCCGACATCCAGGCGGTGTACGCGCAGAACGACCCGATGGCCGAGGGCGCGTGGCTGGCCGCCCAGGCCGCCGGGCGAAAGGACCTGAAGTTCGTCGGCATCGACGGCCTGCCCATCGAGTCGGGCGGCATCAAGGCCGTGGAGCAGGGCAGGCTGTCGGCCACCAACCTCTACCCGACCGGCGGCGAGGAGGCCGTCGAGGCGGCGCGCAAGCTGCTCATCGACTGCCAGCCGGTGCCGAAGGAGCAGACGCTGCCGACCGAACTGGTCACCAGGGAGAACGCGGCCCAGGTCTACACGCGGTTGAACCAGGGCTGA
- a CDS encoding glycoside hydrolase family 172 protein encodes MYLGVATLAAATVVADAGLSPEAAFAQRNAAARGAVGWDTYRDVNGLTQLRGGEQSRQFSSFARDGSNNDGFQGTFSCLRTWQRGCVIAEHSGPGEISSIWFTREPWGDVTGTGNIVIELDGRVVLDRPLIDVVTGRVGGPFQWPLVGNADDASGGAVIKVPMPYRESMRVTVQNNPYFYHVNTRTFPDSNGVQTFNPADGASDVLRRLRGFGVADPKPSAPGARPTRRDFELAPGASVRVAELSGPAQINQLRVRLPQVLASPQVVDDGMAYGQGGGSRFRMAVHPGNQGIRVIRRYDPQIAYQVARMNVDGVPAGEWRSGAAAPGAWGVQIIEVPPALTAGKSSVEIANQFLSSSLDVNEFRYDVHSKVNGEWVRTDVLDLGPAHPGEEAAHGYRIDNPVFARSKLVGRYGFPPDQVAASDAMLETTRVRITFDGRTTVDAPIGEFFGTGLGEHDVRTMMSSVDPGLDGWYTAWWPMPFSRNATVEIVNTGGAVVRGATAEVVSAPMEIGTNTGYFHATHRRAPTTPGQDWTFVDAKGAGTFYGVTHTMRGLIPPGMRSAARPLSVENQAAANQRNYLEGDERFYVNGSSSPAWHGTGSEDYYEAGWYFRDGTTFSMPLAGNPSHELNADGCRYDCTGAYRLMVPDAVPFADGLLAGIEHGPLNDEPGDYSSVAYWYGGHPAEQRLTDEVDLADPASRDRHGYRAQGEAVASLNATYEGGRNPSPMTRATTTATGPISFDVAVDANGEGVRLRRLGDQQNAYQAVDVRIDGQPAGRWLQPLGNPHHRWLEDEFDVAPGLTDGKQSVRVELFPVQGAPAWSASKYSVYSR; translated from the coding sequence GTGTACCTGGGAGTCGCGACGCTGGCGGCGGCCACCGTCGTGGCCGACGCCGGCCTGAGCCCCGAAGCGGCGTTCGCGCAGCGCAACGCGGCCGCGCGGGGCGCTGTCGGCTGGGACACCTACCGCGACGTCAACGGGCTGACGCAGCTCCGCGGGGGTGAGCAGAGCAGGCAGTTCTCCAGCTTCGCCCGGGACGGCAGCAACAACGACGGATTCCAGGGCACCTTCTCCTGCCTGCGCACCTGGCAGCGCGGTTGCGTGATCGCCGAGCACTCCGGGCCGGGCGAGATCTCCTCGATCTGGTTCACCCGGGAGCCCTGGGGCGACGTCACCGGCACCGGCAACATCGTCATCGAGCTCGACGGCAGGGTGGTGCTCGACCGGCCGCTGATCGACGTGGTCACCGGGCGGGTCGGCGGACCGTTCCAGTGGCCGCTGGTCGGCAACGCCGACGACGCCTCCGGCGGCGCGGTCATCAAGGTCCCGATGCCCTACCGGGAGTCGATGCGGGTGACCGTGCAGAACAACCCGTACTTCTACCACGTCAACACCCGCACCTTCCCCGACAGCAACGGTGTGCAGACGTTCAACCCCGCCGACGGCGCATCTGACGTCCTGCGCAGGCTGCGCGGCTTCGGCGTCGCCGACCCGAAGCCGTCGGCCCCGGGGGCGCGGCCCACCCGCCGCGACTTCGAACTCGCGCCCGGTGCGTCGGTGCGGGTCGCCGAGCTCAGCGGGCCCGCGCAGATCAACCAGCTCCGGGTGCGCCTGCCGCAGGTGCTGGCCAGCCCGCAGGTCGTCGACGACGGCATGGCCTACGGCCAGGGCGGCGGCAGCCGCTTCCGGATGGCGGTGCACCCGGGCAACCAGGGCATCCGGGTGATCCGGCGCTACGACCCGCAGATCGCCTACCAGGTCGCGCGCATGAACGTCGACGGCGTGCCCGCGGGGGAGTGGCGCAGCGGGGCGGCCGCGCCCGGCGCCTGGGGCGTGCAGATCATCGAGGTGCCGCCCGCGCTGACCGCGGGCAAGTCCTCGGTCGAGATCGCCAACCAGTTCCTGTCCTCCTCGCTGGACGTCAACGAGTTCCGCTACGACGTCCACAGCAAGGTGAACGGGGAGTGGGTGCGCACCGACGTGCTCGACCTCGGCCCGGCCCACCCGGGTGAGGAGGCCGCGCACGGGTACCGCATCGACAACCCGGTGTTCGCGCGGTCCAAGCTGGTCGGCCGCTACGGGTTCCCGCCCGACCAGGTCGCGGCGTCCGACGCGATGCTGGAGACGACGCGGGTGCGCATCACCTTCGACGGCAGGACCACTGTGGACGCCCCGATCGGCGAGTTCTTCGGCACCGGTCTCGGCGAGCACGACGTGCGGACCATGATGAGCTCGGTCGACCCCGGCCTCGACGGCTGGTACACCGCCTGGTGGCCGATGCCGTTCAGCCGGAACGCCACCGTCGAGATCGTCAACACCGGAGGAGCCGTGGTCAGGGGCGCGACCGCCGAGGTGGTCAGCGCGCCGATGGAGATCGGGACCAACACCGGCTACTTCCACGCCACGCACCGGCGGGCCCCCACGACCCCGGGCCAGGACTGGACGTTCGTCGACGCCAAGGGCGCGGGCACCTTCTACGGCGTCACGCACACCATGCGGGGGCTGATCCCGCCAGGGATGAGGAGCGCCGCGCGGCCGCTCTCGGTGGAGAACCAGGCAGCGGCCAACCAGCGCAACTACCTGGAGGGCGACGAGCGCTTCTACGTCAACGGGTCGTCGAGCCCGGCCTGGCACGGCACCGGCAGCGAGGACTACTACGAGGCCGGGTGGTACTTCCGCGACGGCACGACGTTCTCGATGCCGCTGGCGGGCAACCCGTCGCACGAGCTGAACGCCGACGGCTGCCGCTACGACTGCACCGGCGCCTACCGGCTGATGGTGCCCGACGCGGTGCCCTTCGCCGACGGGCTGCTGGCCGGCATCGAGCACGGGCCGCTCAACGACGAGCCGGGCGACTACAGCTCGGTGGCCTACTGGTACGGCGGCCACCCCGCCGAGCAGCGGCTCACCGACGAGGTCGACCTCGCAGACCCGGCCAGCCGCGACCGGCACGGCTACCGGGCGCAGGGCGAGGCTGTCGCGTCGCTGAACGCAACCTACGAGGGCGGGCGCAACCCGTCGCCGATGACCAGGGCAACCACGACCGCGACCGGCCCGATCAGCTTCGACGTGGCGGTCGACGCGAACGGCGAGGGCGTGCGGCTGCGGCGGCTCGGCGACCAGCAGAACGCCTACCAGGCCGTGGACGTGCGGATCGACGGCCAGCCCGCCGGGCGCTGGCTGCAGCCGCTGGGCAACCCGCACCACCGGTGGCTCGAGGACGAGTTCGACGTGGCGCCTGGCCTGACCGACGGCAAGCAGTCGGTGCGGGTGGAGCTGTTCCCGGTCCAGGGAGCACCCGCCTGGTCGGCCTCGAAGTATTCGGTCTACTCGCGCTAG
- a CDS encoding LacI family DNA-binding transcriptional regulator: MATISDVATRAGVSTATVSRALNGKSTVDPELAARVLAAADELGYRPNGPARNLRKQETAVLALIISDVENPFFTAISRGVEDVAHSAGYSVVLCNSDDEPDKEREYIDVALQERVAGVLLSPAGAGDSADLLRTHGTPVVALDRPLPNSFGDTVLVDSRDAARDAALHLSAQGYRDIACITGPTGVLTADDRLAGYQDGLREAGRTVSDDLVRRCEFKAAGAKEAARSLLTQDPRPEAVLVANNAMAVGVLETMAELGLRAGRDVGVVAFDDAPWATLLDPPLTVVSQPAYDMGAVGAQLLLSRIGGDRTDASTTTLSAHLVTRGSSSRS, encoded by the coding sequence GTGGCGACGATCAGTGACGTGGCGACCCGCGCGGGGGTCTCCACCGCGACCGTGTCCCGGGCGCTCAACGGCAAGAGCACGGTCGATCCGGAACTGGCCGCCCGGGTGCTGGCGGCGGCCGACGAACTGGGCTACCGGCCCAACGGCCCGGCCCGCAACCTGCGCAAGCAGGAGACAGCGGTGCTGGCGCTGATCATCTCCGACGTGGAGAACCCCTTCTTCACCGCGATCTCGCGCGGTGTGGAGGACGTGGCGCACTCCGCGGGGTACTCGGTCGTGCTGTGCAACTCCGATGACGAACCGGACAAGGAGCGCGAGTACATCGACGTCGCGCTGCAGGAGCGGGTGGCCGGGGTGCTGCTGTCCCCGGCCGGCGCGGGCGACAGCGCCGACCTGCTCCGCACGCACGGGACGCCGGTGGTGGCGCTGGACCGGCCGCTGCCGAACTCCTTCGGCGACACGGTCCTGGTGGACAGCCGCGACGCGGCCCGGGATGCCGCGCTGCATCTCAGCGCGCAGGGCTACCGCGACATCGCCTGCATCACCGGCCCCACCGGTGTGCTCACCGCCGACGACCGCCTCGCCGGCTACCAGGACGGCCTGCGCGAGGCGGGCCGGACCGTCTCCGACGACCTGGTCCGGCGCTGCGAGTTCAAGGCCGCGGGCGCGAAGGAGGCGGCGCGGTCGCTGCTCACCCAGGACCCGCGGCCGGAAGCGGTGCTGGTGGCCAACAACGCCATGGCGGTCGGCGTGCTGGAGACGATGGCCGAGCTCGGCCTGCGAGCCGGCCGCGACGTCGGCGTGGTGGCCTTCGACGACGCTCCGTGGGCGACGCTGCTCGACCCGCCGCTGACCGTCGTCTCCCAGCCCGCCTACGACATGGGTGCCGTGGGGGCGCAGCTGCTGCTCAGCCGCATCGGCGGCGACCGCACCGACGCCTCGACCACCACCCTGTCGGCGCACCTAGTCACGCGGGGTAGCAGCTCCCGGAGCTGA
- a CDS encoding L-fucose/L-arabinose isomerase family protein, translating to MARIGVISISDGRDHVHARNSEFIQSKQDELVRSLKQAGHEVVVGDDLVATNTLATSVARKVAASEVDVTVFYYAVWAFPHFTMLAADATRSPLVLVASTDPTEPGLVGMLAAGGALDQIGRSHTRAWGAPDDTELAEKISVHARAAAAVSALHGSTFGRFGGRPMGMNTAVANTDQWQRQFGIDVEEIDQYELVLRAEKADEAEAKHAREWIERHAAGVHYDGKKLTPELLERQIRSYMAVRDIIAERNLDFSGIKGQPELTEHFATMDVTEAFLNDPYDWNGPKKTHVCATEADMDGALTMQIFKSIAETPVLFADVRHYHADRDIWDLCNSGQHATWFAARSDDPAENLAKVNFYPEVFFFPAGGASVQHIAAPGQMTLGRLTREDGQYRLQLMLGEFESYDEATNKVLMDQSTPEWPHAFARLDAPGEVFLSKFGANHIHAIPGDHRAALRAVTEQLGIRLDEWTRG from the coding sequence GTGGCTCGCATCGGTGTCATCAGCATCTCCGACGGGCGTGACCATGTGCACGCGCGGAACTCGGAGTTCATCCAGTCCAAGCAGGACGAACTCGTCCGGTCGCTGAAGCAGGCCGGGCACGAGGTCGTCGTGGGCGACGACCTGGTCGCCACCAACACCCTGGCCACCTCGGTGGCGCGCAAGGTCGCCGCCTCCGAGGTCGACGTCACCGTCTTCTACTACGCAGTCTGGGCCTTCCCGCACTTCACGATGCTGGCAGCCGACGCAACCCGCAGCCCGCTGGTGCTGGTCGCCAGCACCGACCCCACCGAGCCCGGCCTGGTCGGCATGCTCGCGGCGGGCGGCGCGCTCGACCAGATCGGCCGCTCGCACACCCGGGCGTGGGGCGCTCCGGACGACACCGAGCTGGCGGAGAAGATCAGCGTGCACGCCAGGGCGGCGGCCGCGGTCTCGGCCCTGCACGGCTCCACCTTCGGCCGCTTCGGCGGCCGTCCGATGGGCATGAACACCGCGGTGGCCAACACCGACCAGTGGCAGCGCCAGTTCGGCATCGACGTCGAGGAGATCGACCAGTACGAGCTGGTCCTGCGCGCGGAGAAGGCCGACGAGGCCGAGGCCAAGCACGCCCGCGAGTGGATCGAGCGCCACGCCGCCGGGGTGCACTACGACGGCAAGAAGCTCACCCCGGAGCTGCTGGAGCGCCAGATCCGCTCCTACATGGCGGTCCGGGACATCATCGCCGAGCGCAACCTGGACTTCTCCGGCATCAAGGGCCAGCCCGAGCTCACCGAGCACTTCGCCACCATGGACGTCACCGAGGCGTTCCTCAACGACCCCTACGACTGGAACGGTCCGAAGAAGACCCACGTCTGCGCCACCGAGGCCGACATGGACGGGGCGCTGACGATGCAGATCTTCAAGAGCATCGCCGAGACCCCGGTCCTGTTCGCCGACGTCCGCCACTACCACGCCGACCGCGACATCTGGGACCTGTGCAACTCCGGCCAGCACGCCACCTGGTTCGCCGCGCGCAGCGACGACCCGGCGGAGAACCTGGCGAAGGTCAACTTCTACCCGGAGGTGTTCTTCTTCCCGGCGGGCGGCGCCTCGGTCCAGCACATCGCCGCTCCCGGCCAGATGACGCTCGGCAGGCTGACGCGCGAGGACGGCCAGTACCGGCTCCAGCTCATGCTCGGCGAGTTCGAGAGCTACGACGAGGCCACCAACAAGGTGCTGATGGACCAGTCGACGCCGGAGTGGCCGCACGCCTTCGCACGGCTCGACGCGCCGGGCGAGGTGTTCCTGTCGAAGTTCGGCGCCAACCACATCCACGCCATCCCGGGCGACCACCGCGCCGCGCTGCGCGCCGTCACCGAGCAGCTCGGTATCCGTCTCGACGAGTGGACCCGCGGCTGA
- a CDS encoding FGGY-family carbohydrate kinase has product MAETVLLGIDIGTSSSKGVLVTADGRVVARATKPHETSYPHPGWVEHDAEDVWWADFRALVSELLPAVEGRTLAGLGVSGIGPVLLPADGDGNPLRPAILYGVDTRATEQIAALTEELGADEILRRGGSALSSQAVGPKIRWLAEHEPETYRRTEMLLMCSSYLVHRLTGRYVLDHHSASQCDPLYDLAARDWSAQWAARVAPDLPLPELAWPTEVVGHVGARAAAETGLPEGLPVTAGTVDAWAEATSVGVRKPGDVMLMYGTTMFFVQVLTDPHPHPALWGTCGAFPDTYTLAAGMATSGAVTDWLRKLVDGEFADLVEQAAQAPAGSRGLLLLPYFAGERTPIFDPDARGILAGLTTSHGRGELYRAALEGIAYGVRHNLEAMSEAGGTAGRLVAVGGGTQGGLWTQIVSDVTGQEQQVPGETVGAAFGDALLAGVGTGAAVAPDEWNPIATTVRPNPANHDRYDAFYRHYRDLYEATTGIAHFLAEEQRAAD; this is encoded by the coding sequence ATGGCCGAAACAGTGCTGCTCGGCATCGACATCGGCACGTCGAGCTCCAAGGGCGTGCTGGTCACCGCCGACGGGCGCGTCGTCGCCCGGGCGACCAAGCCGCACGAGACCTCCTACCCGCACCCGGGCTGGGTCGAGCACGACGCCGAGGACGTGTGGTGGGCCGACTTCCGGGCGCTGGTGTCCGAGCTGCTGCCCGCGGTCGAGGGCCGCACGCTGGCCGGCCTTGGCGTCAGCGGCATCGGGCCGGTGCTGCTGCCCGCCGACGGCGACGGCAACCCGCTGCGCCCGGCGATCCTCTACGGCGTCGACACCCGGGCCACCGAGCAGATCGCCGCGCTGACCGAGGAGCTGGGCGCCGACGAGATCCTGCGGCGCGGCGGGTCGGCGCTGAGCAGCCAGGCGGTCGGGCCGAAGATCCGCTGGCTCGCCGAGCACGAGCCCGAGACCTACCGGCGCACCGAGATGCTGCTGATGTGCAGCTCGTACCTGGTGCACCGGCTGACCGGGCGCTACGTGCTCGACCACCACTCGGCCAGCCAGTGCGACCCGCTCTACGACCTGGCCGCGCGGGACTGGTCGGCGCAATGGGCGGCGCGGGTCGCCCCGGACCTGCCGCTGCCGGAGCTGGCCTGGCCGACCGAGGTCGTCGGCCACGTGGGCGCGCGGGCCGCGGCCGAGACCGGGCTGCCCGAGGGCCTGCCGGTCACCGCGGGCACCGTCGACGCCTGGGCGGAGGCGACCAGCGTCGGCGTCCGCAAGCCCGGCGACGTGATGCTGATGTACGGCACGACGATGTTCTTCGTGCAGGTCCTCACCGACCCGCACCCGCATCCGGCGCTGTGGGGCACGTGCGGGGCGTTCCCGGACACCTACACCCTCGCGGCCGGGATGGCGACCTCCGGCGCGGTCACCGACTGGCTGCGCAAGCTGGTGGACGGCGAGTTCGCCGATCTGGTCGAGCAGGCGGCGCAGGCGCCCGCGGGCAGCCGAGGTCTGTTGCTGCTGCCCTACTTCGCCGGCGAGCGCACGCCGATCTTCGACCCGGACGCCAGGGGCATCCTCGCGGGCCTGACGACCAGCCACGGGCGCGGCGAGCTCTACCGGGCAGCGCTCGAGGGCATCGCATACGGCGTCCGGCACAACCTCGAAGCGATGAGCGAGGCCGGCGGCACCGCGGGCAGGCTGGTCGCGGTCGGCGGCGGCACGCAGGGCGGCCTGTGGACGCAGATCGTCTCCGACGTCACCGGGCAGGAGCAGCAGGTGCCGGGCGAGACGGTCGGCGCCGCCTTCGGCGACGCGCTGCTCGCCGGCGTCGGCACCGGGGCCGCCGTCGCGCCCGACGAGTGGAACCCGATCGCCACCACCGTCCGGCCGAACCCGGCCAACCACGACCGCTACGACGCCTTCTACCGCCACTACCGCGACCTCTACGAGGCCACCACCGGCATCGCCCACTTCCTCGCCGAGGAGCAACGCGCCGCGGACTGA